One genomic window of Salvia miltiorrhiza cultivar Shanhuang (shh) chromosome 4, IMPLAD_Smil_shh, whole genome shotgun sequence includes the following:
- the LOC131021982 gene encoding autophagy protein 5 isoform X1, producing MTMDSKGGGIEAQQYVWGGAIPLQIHLHESEVTTLPPPPPALILAPRVGYLPLLVPQIKPFFNSSLPPGVDTVWFEYKGLPLKWYIPTGTLFDLLCSEPERPWNLTIHFRGYPVNLLIPCEGEDSVKWSFINALKEAAYIINGNCKNIMNMSQYDQTELWRSVLNGRLQHSKIRGRSFWLQHCQLEAYLRVYSKLKLDIVGDDFSLKLNTSRQSNAETDAIGTAKSGKIPVRLYVRSIDEDIDELEDAPIVDSWDKISYINCPVEVRGEGKSFSLNDAIKALLPALFAEETSVDVDSQAAGSESGEGSDGGSSRSSQKNGESSSARTGLFTDGAEIKLVRIQGIEPMLDIPFGWVVKNLVNPEQYLHICIYVKAVQP from the exons ATGACAATGGACAGCAAAGGCGGAGGAATAGAGGCGCAACAGTACGTGTGGGGCGGTGCAATACCGCTTCAGATTCATCTCCACGAATCTGAAGTCACTACCCTTCCTCCCCCTCCGCCTGCTTTG ATATTGGCTCCTCGTGTGGGGTATTTGCCTCTGTTAGTGCCACAGATCAAGCCATTCTTTAACAGTTCTCTTCCTCCTGGTGTTGACACTGTGTGGTTTGAGTATAAAGGCTTGCCGCTGAAATG GTATATTCCTACAGGGACACTTTTTGATCTTCTTTGCTCGGAACCAGAGAGACCTTGGAACTTGACT ATACATTTTAGAGGATATCCAGTAAATCTATTGATCCCTTGCGAAGGAGAAGACAGTGTAAAGTGGAGCTTTATTAATGCCCTGAAAGAG GCTGCATATATAATCAATGGAAACTGCAAGAACATTATGAATATGTCTCAGTATGATCAAACAGAACTTTGGCGGTCTGTCTTAAATG GAAGGTTACAGCACTCCAAAATAAGGGGCAGGTCATTCTGGTTACAACACT GCCAGCTTGAAGCTTACCTTCGGGTTTATTCCAAACTTAAACTCGAtattgttggagatgactttTCCCTCAAATTGAACACTTCTCGTCAAAGCAATGCTGAAACAGATGCTATTGGAACAGCGAAATCCG GTAAAATTCCTGTTCGATTATATGTGCGGAGCATCGATGAAGATATCGATGAATTAGAAGATGCCCCTATTGTTGATAGCTGGGACAAAATTTCTTACATAAATTGTCCTGTTGAGGTTCGTGGTGAAG GGAAGTCCTTCAGTTTGAATGATGCCATAAAAGCTCTATTACCCGCGCTGTTTGCAGAGGAAACCTCTGTAGATGTGGACTCACAAGCAGCGGGATCTGAAAGTGGAGAAGGATCAGATGGAGGCAGCTCAAGAAGCTCCCAGAAAAATGGGGAATCATCAAGTGCACGCACAGGTTTATTTACAGATGGTGCAGAGATCAAGCTAGTCCGCATTCAGGGGATCGAGCCGATGCTGGATATTCCGTTTGGCTGGGTGGTGAAAAATTTGGTGAACCCAGAGCAATACCTTCATATCTGTATCTATGTCAAAGCTGTGCAACCATAG
- the LOC131021982 gene encoding autophagy protein 5 isoform X2: MTMDSKGGGIEAQQYVWGGAIPLQIHLHESEVTTLPPPPPALILAPRVGYLPLLVPQIKPFFNSSLPPGVDTVWFEYKGLPLKWYIPTGTLFDLLCSEPERPWNLTIHFRGYPVNLLIPCEGEDSVKWSFINALKEAAYIINGNCKNIMNMSQYDQTELWRSVLNGQLEAYLRVYSKLKLDIVGDDFSLKLNTSRQSNAETDAIGTAKSGKIPVRLYVRSIDEDIDELEDAPIVDSWDKISYINCPVEVRGEGKSFSLNDAIKALLPALFAEETSVDVDSQAAGSESGEGSDGGSSRSSQKNGESSSARTGLFTDGAEIKLVRIQGIEPMLDIPFGWVVKNLVNPEQYLHICIYVKAVQP, from the exons ATGACAATGGACAGCAAAGGCGGAGGAATAGAGGCGCAACAGTACGTGTGGGGCGGTGCAATACCGCTTCAGATTCATCTCCACGAATCTGAAGTCACTACCCTTCCTCCCCCTCCGCCTGCTTTG ATATTGGCTCCTCGTGTGGGGTATTTGCCTCTGTTAGTGCCACAGATCAAGCCATTCTTTAACAGTTCTCTTCCTCCTGGTGTTGACACTGTGTGGTTTGAGTATAAAGGCTTGCCGCTGAAATG GTATATTCCTACAGGGACACTTTTTGATCTTCTTTGCTCGGAACCAGAGAGACCTTGGAACTTGACT ATACATTTTAGAGGATATCCAGTAAATCTATTGATCCCTTGCGAAGGAGAAGACAGTGTAAAGTGGAGCTTTATTAATGCCCTGAAAGAG GCTGCATATATAATCAATGGAAACTGCAAGAACATTATGAATATGTCTCAGTATGATCAAACAGAACTTTGGCGGTCTGTCTTAAATG GCCAGCTTGAAGCTTACCTTCGGGTTTATTCCAAACTTAAACTCGAtattgttggagatgactttTCCCTCAAATTGAACACTTCTCGTCAAAGCAATGCTGAAACAGATGCTATTGGAACAGCGAAATCCG GTAAAATTCCTGTTCGATTATATGTGCGGAGCATCGATGAAGATATCGATGAATTAGAAGATGCCCCTATTGTTGATAGCTGGGACAAAATTTCTTACATAAATTGTCCTGTTGAGGTTCGTGGTGAAG GGAAGTCCTTCAGTTTGAATGATGCCATAAAAGCTCTATTACCCGCGCTGTTTGCAGAGGAAACCTCTGTAGATGTGGACTCACAAGCAGCGGGATCTGAAAGTGGAGAAGGATCAGATGGAGGCAGCTCAAGAAGCTCCCAGAAAAATGGGGAATCATCAAGTGCACGCACAGGTTTATTTACAGATGGTGCAGAGATCAAGCTAGTCCGCATTCAGGGGATCGAGCCGATGCTGGATATTCCGTTTGGCTGGGTGGTGAAAAATTTGGTGAACCCAGAGCAATACCTTCATATCTGTATCTATGTCAAAGCTGTGCAACCATAG
- the LOC131023500 gene encoding uncharacterized protein LOC131023500, giving the protein MDIGELQADIIAKYEIEPSRGRLYRAKAEALELLRGTVTHHYASLRPYILELMRADPEGRFELLTDGGVFKALYIGFSSLKKGFMEGCRWILGLDGCFLKTHLGGQLLSAIAKDGNDQMYPLAWAVVEVENEECWTWFLNILLQELGVVDGMGISFISDQQKGLINAVQNLASFAEHRNCARHVYCNWKKEFKGPTLKNLFWKAARSTYQAQWEAALEEIKVENEAAYEDFNSRDYRRFCKVLLSTQVQNDMVDNNISETFNGFIVKARSKHIVNMLEDIRISLMERQVKKQQLAEKFDDRVCLAIKKKIEKLMVNARSCIAHPGLRGKFEVQRLEDKFVVDLGNRSCTCRSWNLTGIPCVHGIAAINYMKHDPLEYVHDCYTVEKYRKAYSYAMEPLNGEKLWPKSTANAVLPPFVRIMPGRPKKKRRREHDEVDPKKASRLRKNGVRMTCQRCFQVGHNARGCKNEEVPKPQKEKGKRGRPRKLGAATTGGRQPQPRKRATRGSKGGGAVGRSEDASGEGTSSIGRDSTGEIATQQSQVTN; this is encoded by the exons ATGGATATAGGAGAACTACAGGCTGACATTATAGCTAAGTATGAGATTGAACCCTCAAGGGGCCGATTATATAGGGCCAAGGCAGAGGCCTTGGAGTTGTTGAGAGGGACAGTTACTCACCATTATGCAAGCTTGAGGCCTTACATATTAGAGTTGATGAGGGCTGATCCAGAGGGTAGGTTTGAGCTCTTGACAGATGGTGGGGTATTCAAGGCTTTATACATTGGGTTTAGTTCATTGAAGAAGGGGTTTATGGAAGGTTGTAGATGGATTTTAGGGTTGGATGGATGTTTTCTGAAGACCCACTTGGGAGGACAGTTATTGAGTGCCATTGCCAAGGATGGTAATGATCAAATGTACCCCTTGGCATGGGCAGTGGTTGAAGTAGAAAACGAGGAATGTTGGACATGGTTTTTGAACATTCTTCTTCAAGAGTTAGGAGTGGTGGATGGTATGGGAATCTCTTTCATCTCAGACCAACAGAAA GGGCTTATAAATGCTGTCCAGAATTTGGCATCATTTGCCGAGCATCGCAACTGTGCACGGCACGTTTATTGTAACTGGAAGAAAGAGTTCAAGGGACCAACCTTGAAAAATCTTTTCTGGAAGGCAGCAAGAAGCACTTACCAAGCACAATGGGAGGCTGCTCTTGAGGAAATTAAAGTGGAGAATGAGGCAGCGTACGAGGACTTCAATAGCAGAGACTACCGAAGGTTTTGTAAGGTTTTGTTGTCTACACAAGTACAAAATGACATGGTAGACAATAATATCTCTGAAACCTTTAATGGTTTTATAGTGAAGGCTAGAAGTAAGCATATTGTGAACATGTTAGAGGACATTAGGATTTCTTTGATGGAGAGACAAGTAAAAAAACAACAATTGGCTGAAAAATTCGATGATAGGGTTTGTCTGgctataaagaaaaaaattgagaaattgatGGTTAATGCTAGATCATGCATTGCTCATCCTGGTTTGCGTGGGAAGTTTGAGGTGCAACGACTAGAAGATAAATTTGTAGTTGATTTGGGCAATAGGAGTTGCACATGTAGGTCATGGAATCTAACTGGAATTCCATGTGTTCATGGAATAGCAGCCATTAATTACATGAAACATGACCCTTTGGAATATGTGCATGACTGCTATACAGTGGAGAAGTATAGGAAGGCTTATTCTTATGCAATGGAGCCTTTAAACGGTGAAAAATTGTGGCCCAAATCCACTGCAAATGCAGTGTTACCTCCATTTGTTAGAATCATGCCAGGAAGACCGAAGAAGAAAAGGAGAAGAGAGCATGATGAGGTTGATCCAAAAAAGGCTAGTCGGTTGAGGAAGAATGGTGTGAGAATGACTTGCCAACGATGCTTCCAAGTTGGCCATAATGCTAGAGGGTGCAAGAATGAAGAAGTCCCCAAGCCTCAAAAGGAGAAG GGCAAGAGAGGAAGGCCTAGGAAACTAGGGGCTGCTACAACCGGAGGAAGACAACCACAACCAAGGAAGAGAGCAACTAGAGGGTCTAAAGGGGGAGGAGCAGTTGGAAGAAGTGAGGATGCAAGTGGAGAAGGCACAAGCTCAATTGGAAGAGATTCTACGGGTGAAATTGCAACCCAACAAAGTCAAGTGACTAATTGA
- the LOC131021983 gene encoding glutathione S-transferase U19-like produces MSLKLLDFWGSPFAVRVRLALAEKGLSYESQEEDLFGGKSELLLKSNPIYEKVPVLLHDAKPVLESANIVYYIDETWPKPQLLPACSYARSRARFWTDFIDKNVFDVGRKIWMGKGAEVEAGKDEFMQVLKKLEGALGEREYYGGEEFGFVDVMLVSLSCWFPTYEKYGGFKVAEESPKIAAWIKKCYERETVAKSMPDPHRVIELVGMLRKMHGVD; encoded by the exons ATGTCGCTGAAGCTGTTGGATTTCTGGGGGAGCCCATTCGCGGTGAGGGTGCGGCTGGCCCTGGCGGAGAAAGGGCTGAGCTACGAGTCGCAGGAGGAAGACTTGTTCGGCGGGAAGAGCGAGCTGCTCCTCAAATCCAACCCCATCTACGAGAAGGTGCCCGTGCTCCTGCACGACGCCAAACCTGTTCTCGAGTCGGCCAACATCGTCTATTACATCGACGAGACGTGGCCAAAGCCTCAGCTGCTGCCCGCTTGCTCCTACGCCCGATCCCGGGCTCGTTTCTGGACCGACTTCATCGACAAGAAT GTGTTTGATGTTGGCAGGAAGATTTGGATGGGGAAGGGGGCTGAGGTGGAGGCGGGCAAGGATGAATTCATGCAAGTGCTGAAGAAGCTGGAGGGTGCATTGGGGGAGAGAGAGTACTACGGCGGGGAGGAGTTCGGGTTTGTGGACGTGATGCTGGTGTCGCTGTCGTGCTGGTTTCCCACCTACGAGAAGTACGGAGGTTTCAAGGTGGCGGAGGAGTCTCCTAAGATTGCTGCGTGGATCAAAAAGTGCTACGAGAGGGAAACTGTCGCCAAATCCATGCCCGATCCTCACCGGGTTATTGAGTTGGTGGGCATGTTGAGAAAGATGCATGGGGTTGATTGA
- the LOC131023501 gene encoding uncharacterized protein LOC131023501 has protein sequence MRRPLFLRIVNVVQSDPYFQQCSNAFGRRGFTPLQKCTITIRQLANGGATDQYDEYMRIAESILLECLRKFCRIIVQLFGAEYLRRPTYTDYQRLLALHEKKHEFPGMLRSLDFMYWAWQGAYTRGDQGEPTNILKAVAS, from the coding sequence ATGCGTCGTCCCTTATTTTTGCGCATCGTCAATGTCGTGCAGTCTGATCCTTACTTCCAACAATGTTCAAACGCATTTGGTAGACGCGGCTTTACACCGCTGCAGAAATGCACAATTACTATTCGGCAACTTGCAAATGGAGGTGCAACTGATCAATACGATGAGTACATGCGGATTGCAGAGTCCATATTGTTGGAGTGCTTGAGAAAATTCTGTCGAATCATCGTCCAACTCTTTGGCGCCGAATACTTGAGGAGGCCGACGTACACCGACTATCAAAGGCTCCTTGCACTGCACGAGAAAAAGCACGAGTTCCCAGGGATGCTACGAAGCCTAGATTTCATGTACTGGGCATGGCAAGGAGCATACACTCGAGGTGATCAGGGGGAGCCAACAAACATACTCAAAGCTGTCGCATCCTAA